The Desulfatibacillum aliphaticivorans DSM 15576 DNA segment TGATGACAACGAGTTGATCGGCGAAGCGGAGGAAGAGGACATGGCGCCCGAGCGCCCTCTTCCAAGCCAACCGGTCACCATGCGCATGAAGGACTCCGAGGTGGGAGTGGTCTTAAGGGCTATTGCCAGAGGCGTGGGGCAAAACCTGTTGATCAATTCCAATGTCTCAGGGCGCGTGAGCGTGGAAGTGAAAGCCGTCCCGTGGAACGAAGTTTTCCTGAGCATCCTGAATTCTCAAGGGCTGCGCTATGCCTGGGAAGGCGACATCATCCGCATCATGACCGCCGGGGACATGGAAAAGGACTTGGCCGTCCAGCAGGTACAGGAGCGGACCAAACGCCAGAAGCTGGTTGCCAAAAGCGTGGAGCCCCTGCTCATGAAGGTGGTTCAAATCGACTATGCGGACCCCGAAGGGCTGGTGGAGCCTTTGAACAGCATCCTGGCCACTTCCGCCGGCGAAAACGCCGCAAGCAAGAGTAAAAACGATAAATCCGGCAGCGTAGTGCGCGGCTCCGTTGATGTGGACAAGCATAACAACAGCTTGGTCCTTATGGCCGTCCGGGAAGACCTGGAAAAAATGCTTGCGCTCATCAACAAGCTGGATCGCCCGCCCTATCAGGTGCACATTAAAGCCAATATCGTGGAAACCAGCCGGGACACGGCCCGCGACCTGGGCATCCAATGGGGCTGGATGTACGGCCGGTACGACAGCCTGGGAAACGATACGGACTTTTGGCTCACCCCGGGCGGCAATTCCGGATCGGCGGCCAGCCGGGACGCCCCTCTTACAGGCGCCTACACCGCGGGTACGGGAAGCAAGGGCGTGAGCGGCCAAGGCAACGGCATTAACTTTCCCGTGGATTTTGAAGACGCCATGGGCGCCACCATGGGCCTGATGTTCGGCAAGGTGGGCAGCAACATCCTGGAAGTCCAGTTGAGCGCCTTGGCCGAAGCAGGTAAGATCAATATCCTTTCCACGCCCTCCATCACGACCCTGGACAACCAGACCGCGTCCACGGAAAACGGAACGGAAGTTCCCTATGTGACCATCAAT contains these protein-coding regions:
- the pilQ gene encoding type IV pilus secretin PilQ, giving the protein MALIKHGLKKYSGLLLALGVLLVWAGCAQTEKEAQPDPFFEKWKTMSMTAKGSSPVDREYFIDASEEVVSSVDDNELIGEAEEEDMAPERPLPSQPVTMRMKDSEVGVVLRAIARGVGQNLLINSNVSGRVSVEVKAVPWNEVFLSILNSQGLRYAWEGDIIRIMTAGDMEKDLAVQQVQERTKRQKLVAKSVEPLLMKVVQIDYADPEGLVEPLNSILATSAGENAASKSKNDKSGSVVRGSVDVDKHNNSLVLMAVREDLEKMLALINKLDRPPYQVHIKANIVETSRDTARDLGIQWGWMYGRYDSLGNDTDFWLTPGGNSGSAASRDAPLTGAYTAGTGSKGVSGQGNGINFPVDFEDAMGATMGLMFGKVGSNILEVQLSALAEAGKINILSTPSITTLDNQTASTENGTEVPYVTINEDGDREVKFKDATLMLEITPHVIDEGQMKMKVSIKKDEVDLSRNVEGNPFILKKRTETNLIVRNGETVVISGLSKTRSSEGDTGIPWLKDIPGLGYLFKGESKSEAMEEVLIFLTPNVLPKPGEAMVQEQNVNMPASVGGNES